One Pseudomonas sp. HOU2 genomic window carries:
- a CDS encoding ABC transporter ATP-binding protein: MNALHSLQTLAVSIRSVRKVYGDPNTGPVALKNIDLDIRDNEFFTLLGPSGCGKTTLLRMIAGFEFPTEGEILLYGENIADRPPFQRPVNTVFQHYALFPHMTIAENLAFGLESHPMGKVLNKAQIAERVREMLALVQMERFAQRKPAQLSGGQQQRVALARALAPHPKVLLLDEPLSALDLKLRQAMREELKTIQAKTGITFIFVTHDQEEALTMSDRIAVLSEGEVQQVGRPEDIYERPRNRFVADFIGETNFIQGTVTKIEAGQAWFAGPAGHPLPAQACSDVTVGASVTLSVRPERLHLVPAATEAALPCRIEAQIYLGTDLQYQVSLSDGSRLTVRTPNCVDQSLRFAVGSQAGLLFDRGSASVLHD; encoded by the coding sequence ATGAATGCCCTGCATTCGCTGCAAACACTGGCGGTGTCGATCCGCTCGGTGCGCAAGGTTTACGGTGATCCGAACACCGGTCCGGTGGCGTTGAAAAACATCGACCTGGACATTCGCGACAACGAATTCTTCACCCTGCTCGGCCCTTCCGGCTGCGGCAAAACCACCCTGCTGCGGATGATCGCCGGCTTCGAATTTCCCACCGAAGGCGAGATCCTGCTGTACGGCGAAAACATCGCTGATCGCCCGCCGTTCCAGCGCCCGGTCAACACAGTGTTTCAGCATTACGCATTGTTCCCGCACATGACCATCGCCGAGAACCTGGCCTTCGGCCTCGAATCCCACCCGATGGGCAAGGTGCTGAACAAAGCGCAAATCGCCGAGCGCGTGCGCGAGATGCTCGCGCTGGTGCAGATGGAGCGCTTCGCTCAGCGCAAACCGGCGCAGCTGTCCGGCGGCCAGCAACAACGTGTGGCGCTGGCCCGTGCGTTGGCACCGCACCCGAAAGTCCTGCTGCTGGATGAGCCACTGTCGGCCCTCGATCTGAAGCTACGCCAGGCCATGCGCGAAGAGCTGAAAACCATTCAGGCCAAGACCGGCATCACCTTCATCTTCGTCACCCACGATCAGGAAGAAGCGCTGACCATGTCCGACCGCATCGCCGTGTTGTCCGAAGGTGAAGTGCAGCAGGTCGGCCGCCCGGAAGATATCTACGAACGCCCGCGCAATCGCTTCGTCGCCGACTTCATCGGCGAGACTAACTTCATCCAGGGCACGGTGACGAAGATCGAGGCCGGCCAAGCCTGGTTCGCCGGGCCGGCCGGGCATCCGCTGCCGGCGCAAGCGTGCAGCGACGTGACGGTCGGCGCCAGCGTGACCTTGTCGGTACGTCCCGAGCGCCTGCATCTGGTACCCGCAGCGACCGAGGCCGCGCTGCCGTGCCGGATCGAAGCGCAGATCTACCTGGGCACCGATCTGCAATATCAGGTCAGCCTCAGCGACGGCTCGCGCCTCACCGTGCGTACGCCGAACTGCGTCGACCAGAGCCTGCGCTTTGCCGTCGGCAGTCAGGCCGGTCTGTTGTTCGACCGGGGAAGCGCCAGCGTCCTGCACGATTGA